The genomic segment CCATCGAGCTTGCGGACGGTGAGACGGTGAACGGCACCGTCATGCGCACGGATCGTGCCATGAACGTGGTAATCAAGCAGTGCACTCGCActggcgctgacggcgagTCGTTTTGGAAGTCACGTGAGTGTTTCATCCGTGGCGCCAGCGTTAAAAACGTGCGTATGACGGACAGCGCACTTGTCGCCGTGCCGGTGTTATCGAAGCGTAAGGCGGCGGGCAGCAAAGGCGCCGATACCCGCAAGGAGAAGTCGGTAGCAGGTGGCAAGCGGCCACGGAGGTAGCGCTGTGTCCTTATGGGAAGTGAATCGGCGCCCTCCTGACggggggtggaggagaggggacGGCACACCGCGCAGTGCGTGGTATTTCAGGGGTCTGCACCCCATTGTGTGTGGGGACCAGGCAGAGCCCCCACTACCCCAGCCAATGCACAGGCACCGCTtgtggtgacagggtccgGTGCCTGCGACACAGGGAGGCCAgcgcgatgcatcgctgctgatgtcggtgcccaggtcctggatggcgttgcgcgggggcgacctgcgacggtgAACGCGTCCGCGCGACCCACATGACCAGGCAGCGTGTCAGAGTGACTGGAAGGCGCACCTCGTGCGCCCCTCGCTGgccactggtgtggggagcctgagccACCCCGCGGCGGGATGCACGAGGCGGCGACCGGCATAGTGGGGGCAACTGTGGTGCTgactgcgaggcggcgcgtgGGTAGAGCTCGAGGAcaggggccgtgctcggatggctgggtcggcgcacgGCTGTGATGCGTGTTGAGCTCTGCTtcgcgcgacgcgatggACCCTGCGACATGCCGGGCGAGTAGGGTGGGGCTGCACTCATGCTGTACGGCAGTGCATGAACGCTTTGAAAAGAAGCGAAACGACTTTGTGTGCGGGGCGTGGTGGTAAGaccgcacacgtgtgtgacGCCTCCCCGATGGAACTttttctgctgcttctgGTCTGATTGCAAGACTTTCCGCAGATGGTATGCGTGTGCTCGCGTTTCGATTAATGTCATTTCAGGTGTCTGCGGAGGCGCACGAAGGCGCACCACTGTGGCAGGCACGTGAGACGTGCGGAGTTGCGACAAGCAAGGCATGAAGAAAGCGCCCAGGTCGCcactgtgcgtgtgcgtgtgtgtgtgtgtgtgtatgtgccgGCGTGGCTGCAAGAGGAACTGCATTTGTGAATGATGCGTAAGGGGCCGTGTTTCACTCTCTCTTTGTAACTGCATGTGTctgagtgcgtgcgcgggtcgcaagcggcaccgcggcggccTTTGAGCTCCCCCCGCTCTCAGCGTTCTGCCGTTGTTCTTCATTCTCTGCCCTGTTTCCTTttccccgtctctctctctctctccgctccTTTCGACCTCACCGTGCACtgcgctcacgcacacgcacaaaaacGCTTGCACACCTCCGACGCAAACCTTCACGCCAAACTCGTTGTACCCCCCCCATCCACACATGCCTCACtctgtctccctctttctctctctgcctttgGCAGGACGACACCTTAGCGA from the Leishmania major strain Friedlin complete genome, chromosome 32 genome contains:
- a CDS encoding U6 snRNA-associated Sm-like protein LSm4p → MHPFKRLSWTHLFFKPFWSSPRISCASIVTCTHQSFSSPCTRACKHTSRRQEVPSTGNSVFIVHTLSLKQTFRMSFARRPITPIEILRNCRGKEVSIELADGETVNGTVMRTDRAMNVVIKQCTRTGADGESFWKSRECFIRGASVKNVRMTDSALVAVPVLSKRKAAGSKGADTRKEKSVAGGKRPRR